A section of the Naumovozyma dairenensis CBS 421 chromosome 5, complete genome genome encodes:
- the KIP1 gene encoding Kip1p (similar to Saccharomyces cerevisiae KIP1 (YBL063W); ancestral locus Anc_7.387) — protein MSQNHQSRSAMNSTSGSRRTTSIGPVPNLNRRTTISGINNNTNTNNNSKQPFSSNFDKHITPSQRSLTQRRQQKKQRLSPINSSPSNSTTSSSETNILSSSSSPSSTNIKVYVRCRSRSEREIKEKSSVVISTLGPQGNQVILSNPSSPLSYPKKSYSFDRVFGAESDQETVFNDAAKNYISEMLSGYNCTVFAYGQTGTGKTYTMSGDLNILGNLESKDMILLGEHAGIIPRVLVNLFKMLALENDYSVKISFLELYNERLKDLFAQNESEEETIRIFDNNNNASSSIMVKGMEEIYIKSAHEGLQLLMDGSLKRKVASTKCNDLSSRSHTVFTIATNITKIDPISGEQYIKTGKLNLVDLAGSENINRSGAENKRAQEAGLINKSLLTLGRVINALVDHSQHIPYRESKLTRLLQDSLGGKTKTCIIATISPAKISMEETVSTLEYAIRAKSIKNTPQINQSMSKDTCINEYVSEIERLRLELKTSRQKDGICITQDQLDLYESNGILVDEQKTKIHNMEEQIQKFKEKYVRQTELNKNLESNLKENEQVTKQLRSEKYQLMDLLENYQINSNSFVQRVLQIHESNIALIQNLDKERNRIHHNSTQYMNNMEETFNQLSIQRDELLRLKNSLQSYNINFNDVMQSVFNELETNVVANQKETSNKLGSISLMKTFELLQNLELTLAKDLNLLNEPYLRDTNHFLISHKTILEECYNNVHSCTKSMEGLISTQLTDLNGYLSSSFKDLEDQTIEETEDLKQVIISQQKKIQTLEHQFMKEKESTNSLNENLQSLKSYFQDHVSKERSNIFKDIKNIINQAEKKQTDLDVDILQRSENVLTQFNKGLQERQDKQMSSLLMETIASLLSINEHTEKLPFTLKESFDRNKTSLETRVKEIPIQKSFNEIITTVKDRTNIEVSNNLEKLITKFNTELTSGLTSKQISIQNAFKTLHDTITEENQFNENNLESIKSKLSELYHYILNDYKDNTLQISKSQSDIIIDHCSSVESVMASINEPIQQYSQPNYPILKLEVNNEIIDELPKLSKPKNFHIYTEMKNSSSSSSSEFFVPNAVSPMGHNMVDPTNYIPSTPVPVPDQPLPKVLVPKSINSNNKRAVTMPIVTAKNTNAIKNGDDTTSKPGIENQHPVNNLKRRFTTVPNLRMDNKNNNDDTSNNNNRDVSKKARLDK, from the coding sequence ATGTCACAAAATCATCAATCCCGATCAGCAATGAATTCCACCTCAGGATCAAGACGTACAACATCAATAGGTCCAGTACCAAACTTAAACAGACGTACCACTATCTCAGgcataaataataataccaatactaataataactcTAAACAACcattttcttccaattttgaTAAACACATCACTCCCAGCCAAAGATCACTTACACAACGACGTCAGCAGAAGAAACAAAGACTCTCTccaataaattcatcacCTTCTAATTCCACAACCTCATCATCAGAAACAAATATactatcatcttcatcctcTCCATCTAGCACTAATATTAAAGTGTATGTAAGATGTCGATCAAGAAGTGAAAgagaaatcaaagaaaaaagttcAGTAGTAATATCAACATTGGGCCCGCAAGGAAATCAAGTAATCTTATCCAATCCCTCATCACCTTTATCATATCCTAAAAAATCATACTCATTTGATCGTGTCTTTGGTGCTGAAAGTGATCAAGAAACTGTATTTAATGACGCTgcaaaaaattatatatcaGAAATGTTATCCGGTTATAATTGTACCGTTTTCGCTTATGGGCAAACTGGTACGGGGAAAACTTATACCATGTCTGGTGATTTAAATATACTGGGCAATCTGGAATCAAAAGATATGATCCTATTGGGGGAACATGCAGGAATTATTCCAAGAGTATTAGTGAATTTGTTTAAAATGTTAGCATTGGAAAATGATTATTCTGTAAAGATTTCATTCTTGgaattatataatgaacgattgaaagatttatttgCTCAAAATGAATCAGAGGAAGAAACCATTAggatatttgataataataacaatgcaAGTTCATCCATCATGGTGAAGGGAATGGAAGAAATTTATATCAAATCCGCTCATGAAGGTTTACAATTATTGATGGATGGATCCTTGAAAAGGAAAGTAGCTTCCACAAAATGCAATGATTTATCATCTAGATCACATACTGTATTTACAATAGCAACAAATATAACGAAAATCGATCCAATATCGGGGGaacaatatataaagacggggaaattaaatttggtTGATTTAGCAGGTAgtgaaaatataaatagatCAGGTGCAGAAAATAAGAGAGCACAAGAAGCTGGTTTAATTAATAAGTCGTTATTAACATTGGGTAGAGTTATCAATGCCTTAGTCGATCATTCACAACATATTCCATATAGAGAATCTAAATTAACTAGATTATTACAGGATTCATTAGGAGGTAAAACGAAAACTTGTATTATCGCCACGATATCACCGGcaaaaatatcaatggAAGAAACTGTGAGTACGTTGGAATATGCAATACGCGCTAAATCTATAAAAAATACCCCACAAATTAATCAATCCATGTCGAAAGATACATGTATTAACGAATATGTCTCCGAAATTGAAAGACTTAGACTAGAATTGAAGACATCTAGACAAAAAGATGGTATTTGTATTACACAAGATCAATTAGATTTATATGAAAGTAATGGTATCTTGGTTGATGAGCAAAAGACTAAAATTCATAATATGGAAgaacaaattcaaaaattcaaagagAAATATGTTCGACAAACAGAGTTAAATAAGAACTTGGAAAGTAActtaaaggaaaatgaaCAAGTAACGAAGCAATTAAGATcagaaaaatatcaattaatggatttactcgaaaattatcaaatcaattcaaattcatttgttCAAAGAGTTCTTCAAATCCATGAATCCAATATTGCCTTAATACAAAATTTGGATAAAGAACGGAATAGAATTCATCATAATTCTACCCaatatatgaataatatGGAAGAAACTTTCAATCAATTATCTATTCAAAGAGACGAATTATTACGATTGAAAAACTCCTTACAATCTTATAATATTAACTTTAATGATGTCATGCAAAGTGTATTTAATGAACTTGAAACCAATGTTGTGGCGAACCAAAAGGAAACCTCAAACAAGTTAGgttcaatatcattaatgaaaacattTGAGTTATTACAGAACCTTGAATTGACATTAGCTAAGGacttaaatttattaaacgAACCTTACCTACGAGATACAAATCATTTCCTTATTAGTCATAAAACAATACTCGAAGAATGCTACAATAACGTCCATTCTTGTACTAAATCCATGGAGGGTTTAATAAGTACTCAACTTACCGATTTGAACGGCTATTTATCGTCAAGTTTTAAGGACTTAGAAGACCAAACCATTGAGGAAACTGAAGATTTGAAACAGGTTATTATATCccaacaaaagaaaattcaaaCATTAGAGCATCAATTCAtgaaggaaaaggaaagtacgaattcattgaatgaaaacTTGCAATCCTTAAAATCTTATTTCCAAGATCATGTTTCCAAGGAACgttcaaatattttcaaagatatcaAGAACATAATAAATCAAGCTGAGAAAAAACAAACGGATTTAGATGTAGATATATTACAAAGATCTGAGAACGTTTTAACACAGTTCAATAAAGGTCTCCAAGAAAGACAGGATAAACAAATGAGTTCTTTACTCATGGAAACTATTGcctcattattatcaatcaATGAACATACCGAGAAACTTCCTTTTACACTCAAAGAATCCTTTGACAGGAATAAAACTTCATTGGAAACTCGAGTAAAAGAAATTCCAATACAGAAgtcatttaatgaaataataacgaCTGTCAAAGATAGAACAAATATCGAAGTTTCCAATAATCTAGAAAAGTTGATCACCAAATTTAACACTGAACTAACATCTGGATTAACCTCCAAACAAATATCAATACAGAACGCTTTTAAAACTTTGCATGATACTATAACTGAAGAAAAccaatttaatgaaaataatttagaatCCATTAAATCAAAGCTATCCGAACtatatcattatatattaaatgattataaagataataCATTACAAATCTCTAAATCACAATCTGATATAATCATTGACCATTGTTCGTCTGTGGAATCAGTGATGGCTTCCATTAATGAGCCAATCCAACAATACTCACAGCCCAATTATCCAATCTTAAAGCTTGAAGTAAACAATGAAATCATAGATGAATTGCCTAAATTATCGAAACCAAAGAATTTCCATATCTATACGGAAATGAagaattcttcatcatcttcttcttcagaatTTTTTGTCCCCAACGCTGTGTCTCCTATGGGGCATAATATGGTGGACCCGACGAACTATATCCCGAGCACACCAGTTCCTGTTCCTGATCAACCGTTACCAAAAGTTCTTGTTCCGAAGAGTATCAATTCAAATAACAAGAGAGCTGTCACCATGCCAATTGTTACGGCAAAGAACACGAATGCGATCAAGAACGGTGACGATACTACGAGTAAACCAGGAATTGAAAACCAACATCctgttaataatttaaaacGAAGGTTTACTACTGTGCCGAATTTAAGAATggataataaaaacaataatgatgatacttctaataataataatagagaCGTGTCCAAAAAGGCTCGCCTTGATAAATAg